A window from Bufo bufo chromosome 1, aBufBuf1.1, whole genome shotgun sequence encodes these proteins:
- the LOC120989479 gene encoding olfactory receptor 11A1-like, with translation MAEVKRLPQALSHSGTELQARSWLGEHYGPRGGRSYKIDAISLPIKTQKPYAKIQEKNLTVVTEFFLLGFQGSQVLIHFLFLLFLVVYGATICGNLLIITLVSTSKNLHTPMYFFIAQLSISDILLTTDIVPNLLHILLNNGGTITFSGCIIQFYVFCSSEVFECCLLAVMSYDRYVAICIPLHYNAIMTSTYHMRLVVSCWLLGFSTGIVDILMILMLTFCGPNIIDHFFCDLVSLKEIACFDTYFVQLELSLLSIPTFIILTIIIVLSYTKIISVILRIPSSTGRQKAFSTCSSHLIVVSIFYFTLITVYIVPTRGQTSIISKILSLLYTVFIPLFNPIIYSLRNKDIKKAVEETFYKYVICVTCL, from the exons ATGGCTGAAGTGAAGAGACTCCCGCAGGCGCTGAGTCACAGTGGAACTGAGCTGCAGGCGAGATCATGGCTGGGAGAGCATTATGGGCCAAGGGGAGGAAGGAGCTACAAGATAG atgctaTATCATTACCTATAAAAACACAAAAGCCGTATGCCAAaatccag GAGAAAAATTTGACTGTGGTTACAGAGTTTTTCCTCTTAGGATTTCAAGGCAGCCAAGTATTGATACATTTTCTATTCCTTCTGTTCCTTGTTGTTTATGGTGCCACAATATGTGGGAATCTCCTGATTATCACCCTGGTGTCCACCAGCAAGAACCTCCACACTCCAATGTACTTCTTCATTGCTCAACTATCCATCAGTGATATCTTATTAACTACAGATATTGTCCCCAACCTGCTCCACATCCTACTGAATAATGGGGGAACCATCACTTTTTCTGGCTGCATCATTCAGTTTTATGTCTTCTGTAGCTCGGAAGTATTTGAATGTTGTCTTCTCGCTGTCATGTCTTATGACAGATATGTAGCCATCTGTATTCCTCTTCATTATAATGCTATCATGACAAGTACATATCATATGAGATTGGTTGTAAGCTGCTGGTTGTTAGGTTTTTCCACTGGAATAGTAGACATTCTAATGATACTGATGTTAACATTTTGTGGTCCAAATATCATTGACCATTTCTTTTGTGACCTTGTTTCATTGAAAGAAATTGCCTGTTTTGATACCTACTTTGTTCAACTTGAACTCTCCTTATTAAGTATACCAACATTCATCATCCTGACCATAATAATTGTTCTGTCTTATACTAAAATTATTTCTGTCATCTTAAGGATTCCATCCAGTACTGGTAGAcagaaagccttctccacctgtagCTCCCACCTCATTGTGGTCTCCATATTCTACTTTACTTTGATCACAGTTTATATTGTTCCAACAAGAGGCCAAACATCAATCATCAGTAAAATCCTCTCTCTGCTATATACTGTGTTTATCCCATTGTTTAACCCcattatatacagtctgagaaATAAAGACATTAAGAAAGCTGTAGAGGAAACATTTTATAAATATGTCATATGTGTCACGTGTCTATAA